In Crinalium epipsammum PCC 9333, the following are encoded in one genomic region:
- a CDS encoding Uma2 family endonuclease: MIASLNSDYISPEEYLKAEELSPIKHEYRNGEVYAMAGASNTHVLMAGNLFALLRNHIRGSGCRAYISDTKIDIKTINTYYYPDLAVSCDQRDRQFNNFLRHPCLIIEVLSPTTEAFDRGDKFADYRQLESLREYVLISQNQMRIDCFRRNAEGNWVLYSYSNGDKIYLESIDFRCLVAAVYEDVSFTPNQE; the protein is encoded by the coding sequence ATGATTGCCAGCCTAAATTCTGATTACATCTCGCCAGAAGAATATCTAAAAGCAGAAGAACTTAGCCCTATAAAACATGAGTATAGAAATGGAGAAGTATATGCAATGGCAGGCGCAAGCAATACTCATGTGTTGATGGCTGGAAATCTATTTGCACTATTGAGAAATCATATCCGGGGAAGCGGTTGCCGAGCATACATATCAGATACAAAAATTGATATTAAAACAATTAATACCTATTACTATCCTGATTTAGCCGTAAGTTGTGATCAACGCGATCGACAATTCAATAACTTTTTGCGTCACCCTTGCTTAATAATAGAAGTGCTATCCCCCACAACAGAAGCCTTTGACAGAGGCGATAAATTTGCAGATTATCGCCAGTTAGAATCATTACGAGAATATGTATTAATTAGCCAAAATCAGATGCGTATAGATTGCTTTCGTCGCAATGCTGAAGGAAACTGGGTACTTTATTCCTATAGCAATGGGGATAAAATTTATCTAGAAAGTATTGATTTTCGCTGTCTGGTTGCAGCAGTATATGAAGATGTATCTTTTACACCTAATCAAGAGTAA
- a CDS encoding DUF4346 domain-containing protein, with amino-acid sequence MNQTAESLAAIDDKLSQRHIDLDPSGYFLIYLDREAGLICAKHFTNIIDDRGLAVDPETGKVIPAKGKVERTHSTLFTAKTAKELCVKIFEETQPCPVTLLDHAAYLGREFLRAEMALISGTDYIQD; translated from the coding sequence ATGAATCAAACGGCTGAATCCCTTGCTGCTATTGATGACAAGCTTTCTCAACGTCATATTGACCTCGATCCGAGTGGATATTTTCTTATTTATCTAGATCGAGAAGCTGGACTAATTTGTGCCAAGCATTTTACTAACATTATTGACGATCGTGGTTTAGCCGTTGATCCTGAAACTGGCAAAGTTATTCCAGCAAAGGGTAAAGTAGAACGCACACACAGCACACTGTTTACTGCTAAAACTGCCAAGGAGTTGTGCGTGAAGATTTTTGAAGAAACTCAGCCCTGTCCCGTAACTTTACTAGATCATGCTGCATATCTAGGACGGGAATTTTTACGGGCTGAGATGGCGTTAATTAGTGGGACAGA
- the rodA gene encoding rod shape-determining protein RodA translates to MFQKSVIGFRWKSRIAVWQQVDWLLLAVTVGLTVFGGVMIRSAELNQGLTDWWQHWLIGAIGLAIALFISRSRYENLLEWHWIIYGLTNLSLIAVIVIGSSAKGAQRWISIGGFNLQPSEFAKVGVMITLAAILHTHTASTLPAFGKALAITAVPWLLVFIQPDLGTSLVFGAITLGMLYWANANPGWLLLLVSPIVSAILFNVFLPSWFIWAVIVGAVAWFSLPWSWYGAVGAVIANFASGELGHIFWGLLKDYQKDRLILFLDPQKDPLGGGYHLIQSRIAIGAGGFWGKGLNQGSQTQLNFIPEQHTDFIFSAIGEELGFIGCLAVLLVFWLLCWRLIIIAQTSKENFGSLLAIGVLSMIVFQVIVNIGMTIGLAPVTGIPLPWVSYGRSALLTNFIAIGIVESVANYRHRLKF, encoded by the coding sequence ATGTTTCAAAAGTCTGTAATAGGTTTTCGGTGGAAGTCCCGAATAGCAGTTTGGCAGCAAGTAGACTGGCTGCTGCTTGCCGTAACAGTCGGCTTAACCGTGTTTGGTGGGGTGATGATTCGCAGCGCGGAACTCAACCAAGGGTTAACAGATTGGTGGCAACACTGGCTAATTGGCGCGATTGGGTTAGCAATAGCACTGTTTATTTCGCGATCGCGTTACGAAAATCTACTAGAGTGGCACTGGATTATCTATGGTCTGACAAATCTCTCCCTCATCGCAGTAATTGTCATTGGTAGCAGTGCTAAAGGGGCGCAAAGGTGGATTAGTATCGGTGGATTTAATCTCCAACCATCTGAGTTTGCCAAAGTCGGTGTAATGATTACTCTGGCGGCAATTTTACACACCCATACTGCTTCTACACTGCCAGCTTTTGGCAAAGCCCTTGCTATTACTGCTGTGCCTTGGCTATTAGTATTTATCCAGCCAGACTTAGGCACATCCTTGGTATTTGGAGCAATTACTTTAGGAATGCTCTACTGGGCTAATGCTAATCCTGGCTGGCTATTACTGCTTGTTTCTCCCATTGTCTCAGCAATTTTATTTAACGTTTTTTTACCTAGTTGGTTCATTTGGGCAGTAATAGTAGGTGCTGTTGCCTGGTTTAGCTTACCCTGGTCTTGGTATGGCGCTGTGGGAGCGGTTATTGCCAACTTTGCATCAGGGGAATTAGGGCATATATTCTGGGGATTGTTGAAAGACTATCAAAAAGACCGCTTAATTTTGTTTTTAGACCCACAAAAAGATCCTCTAGGCGGAGGATATCACTTAATTCAATCCCGTATAGCTATTGGGGCAGGGGGATTTTGGGGTAAGGGACTCAACCAAGGCTCTCAAACACAACTTAACTTTATCCCAGAACAGCATACCGATTTTATATTCTCAGCAATTGGTGAAGAACTTGGTTTCATTGGCTGCCTAGCAGTACTATTAGTTTTCTGGTTGCTATGCTGGCGGTTAATCATAATTGCTCAAACTTCCAAAGAGAACTTTGGCTCTCTGTTGGCTATTGGTGTATTGTCAATGATTGTGTTTCAGGTAATTGTTAATATTGGCATGACCATCGGTTTAGCACCAGTTACAGGTATTCCTTTACCTTGGGTTAGTTATGGTCGTTCCGCATTATTGACAAATTTTATTGCTATTGGCATTGTTGAGTCTGTTGCTAATTACCGACATCGACTAAAATTTTAG
- a CDS encoding GNAT family N-acetyltransferase, which yields MVEQIKPRYSVAWINNIAEVPQVEWDALALPLKTPFLEWEWLHCIEKSGSTTAQSGWLPNHLIVWRDRQLVAAAPLYIKGHSYGEFVFDHQWADLSHRLGVQYYPKLLGMAPFTPAEGYRFLIASGENEDELTELMIGAIDHFCDRHRISGCHFLYVDPEWRPVLERHGFSSWLHHNYIWENSGFKTFDDYLGVFNSNQRRNIKRERKAVENADLQMKTFTGEEIPKHLFPLMYNFYADTCDKFGWWGSKYLTKRFFELLYPKYCHRVLFAAAYHQGDNHKPIGMSFCINKGDRLYGRYWGSFQEIDSLHFDACYYTPIEWAIAHGIQTFDPGAGGRHKKRRGFPATPNHSLHRFYNPRLGKILKSYIREVNELEQQEIDAINEDIPFSKREIPLNIES from the coding sequence ATGGTAGAACAAATTAAGCCGCGCTACTCGGTTGCTTGGATTAACAATATTGCGGAAGTACCCCAGGTAGAGTGGGATGCTCTCGCTTTACCGCTAAAAACGCCGTTCTTAGAATGGGAATGGTTGCACTGTATAGAAAAGTCTGGGAGTACGACTGCCCAAAGTGGTTGGCTACCCAATCATTTAATAGTGTGGCGAGATAGACAGTTAGTTGCGGCTGCGCCGCTTTATATTAAGGGTCATAGTTACGGGGAATTTGTTTTTGACCATCAATGGGCAGATTTATCCCATCGTTTAGGGGTGCAGTATTATCCAAAACTGCTGGGAATGGCTCCATTTACACCTGCTGAGGGTTATCGGTTTTTAATTGCTTCTGGAGAAAATGAGGATGAGTTAACAGAGTTAATGATAGGGGCGATTGATCATTTTTGCGATCGCCACCGCATCTCTGGCTGTCATTTCTTATATGTTGACCCCGAATGGCGACCTGTTTTAGAACGTCATGGCTTTAGTAGTTGGCTACACCACAACTATATTTGGGAAAATTCTGGGTTTAAAACTTTTGACGACTATTTGGGTGTATTTAATTCTAACCAACGTCGCAATATTAAAAGAGAACGCAAAGCGGTAGAAAATGCTGATTTACAAATGAAAACTTTTACAGGAGAGGAAATTCCTAAGCATTTGTTTCCTTTAATGTATAACTTCTACGCTGATACTTGCGATAAATTTGGTTGGTGGGGTAGTAAGTATTTAACAAAACGATTTTTTGAACTGTTATATCCTAAATATTGTCATCGGGTGTTATTTGCTGCGGCGTATCATCAGGGAGATAATCATAAACCGATAGGAATGTCTTTTTGTATTAATAAAGGCGATCGCTTGTATGGTCGTTATTGGGGAAGTTTTCAGGAAATTGATAGCTTACACTTTGATGCTTGTTACTATACCCCGATTGAGTGGGCGATCGCACACGGTATCCAAACTTTTGACCCTGGCGCTGGTGGACGGCATAAAAAACGTCGTGGTTTTCCTGCAACCCCAAACCATAGCTTGCATAGGTTTTACAACCCGCGTTTAGGAAAAATTCTCAAATCCTATATTCGGGAAGTTAACGAATTAGAACAGCAAGAAATTGATGCAATTAACGAAGATATCCCATTTAGTAAACGCGAAATTCCATTAAATATTGAATCGTAA
- a CDS encoding STAS domain-containing protein, translating into MIHIDQRTHTTQDGTTVIVLTPTGRLDITTAWQFRLKLQECISKLSHHVVVNLGQVNFIDSSGLTSLVAGMRDADKVKGSFRICNVHPEAKLVFEVTMMDSVFEIFETEEEALEGVPRSIAS; encoded by the coding sequence GTGATTCATATTGATCAGAGAACGCATACAACACAAGATGGCACAACAGTAATAGTCTTAACGCCAACTGGACGTTTAGATATCACAACTGCTTGGCAATTTCGCCTCAAGTTACAAGAGTGTATTTCTAAACTTAGCCATCATGTCGTAGTTAATCTTGGTCAGGTTAATTTTATAGATAGCTCTGGTCTCACTTCCCTGGTAGCAGGGATGCGAGATGCTGATAAAGTTAAAGGTAGCTTTCGCATTTGTAACGTTCATCCCGAAGCAAAATTGGTGTTTGAAGTCACCATGATGGATTCGGTGTTTGAGATTTTTGAAACTGAGGAAGAGGCGCTTGAAGGTGTTCCTCGCAGTATTGCCAGTTAA
- the hemF gene encoding oxygen-dependent coproporphyrinogen oxidase codes for MTAIQTETNTVNPEPPVDSKTRVSEFMQGLQDNICQGLEQLDGNTTFREDSWERPEGGGGRSRVMREGAVFEQGGVNFSEVWGDHLPPSILAQRPEAAGHRFYATGTSMVLHPRNPYIPTVHLNYRYFEAGPVWWFGGGLDLTPYYPFAEDVTHLHRTLKQACDTHNPHYYPTFKLWCDEYFYLKHRQETRGVGGIFFDYQDGQGELYRGPDANGPAGKYSAELGAVEPRSWEQLFAFAQSCGNAFLPAYMPIVEKRRSMEYGDRERNFQLYRRGRYVEFNLVYDRGTIFGLQTNGRTESILMSLPPLVRWEYGYQPEPNTPEAELYEVFLKPQDWANWSA; via the coding sequence ATGACAGCTATTCAGACTGAAACGAACACGGTTAACCCTGAGCCGCCAGTTGATTCCAAAACTCGTGTGAGCGAGTTTATGCAAGGACTACAAGACAACATTTGTCAAGGCTTGGAACAGCTAGATGGAAATACAACATTTAGAGAAGACTCTTGGGAACGACCAGAAGGTGGTGGTGGTCGTTCTCGCGTGATGCGCGAGGGTGCAGTATTTGAACAAGGCGGTGTGAATTTTTCTGAGGTATGGGGAGACCATTTACCTCCTTCAATTCTGGCACAACGTCCAGAAGCTGCTGGTCATCGTTTTTATGCAACTGGTACATCAATGGTATTGCATCCGCGCAATCCTTACATCCCAACTGTCCATCTCAACTACCGCTACTTTGAAGCAGGGCCTGTTTGGTGGTTTGGTGGTGGTCTAGATTTAACACCTTACTATCCATTTGCTGAAGATGTTACTCATTTACACCGCACTCTCAAGCAAGCTTGCGACACACATAACCCTCACTACTACCCAACATTTAAGCTTTGGTGCGATGAGTATTTTTACTTGAAGCATCGCCAAGAAACGCGGGGTGTGGGTGGCATATTTTTTGATTATCAAGATGGTCAAGGTGAGTTGTATCGTGGCCCAGATGCCAATGGCCCCGCAGGTAAGTATAGTGCTGAACTAGGTGCAGTAGAACCGCGCAGTTGGGAACAATTATTTGCGTTTGCACAAAGCTGTGGTAATGCTTTTTTACCAGCTTATATGCCTATTGTAGAGAAACGGCGGTCAATGGAATATGGCGATCGCGAACGTAATTTCCAACTATATCGTCGTGGGCGTTATGTAGAATTTAACCTGGTTTACGATCGTGGTACAATTTTTGGCTTGCAAACTAACGGACGTACTGAATCAATTTTGATGTCTCTACCGCCACTGGTACGTTGGGAATATGGCTATCAACCAGAACCCAATACTCCCGAAGCCGAACTATATGAAGTTTTCTTAAAGCCTCAAGATTGGGCAAATTGGAGTGCTTAG
- a CDS encoding RibD family protein gives MTTNSDFNRPQTTVVLAMSADGKISDVQSSPAGFGSPNDKAHLEQQVAEADAIIFGANTLRSGGTAMRVVNPELLKQRESLGKPPQPIQIVCSRGGNIDPELKFFEQPIPRWLLTTSTGASYWQEGSKFEKILVFDTPEGEIDWVTALEELKKLGLQHLGVLGGGQLIASLLEANLIDEFWLTVCPLIFGGTTAPTPVAGAGFSTEMAPRLELLSVKTIDQEVFLHYRLQRQ, from the coding sequence ATGACTACAAATTCTGATTTTAATAGACCGCAGACGACAGTTGTTTTGGCAATGAGTGCTGATGGTAAAATTTCTGATGTACAAAGCTCTCCGGCTGGGTTTGGTTCGCCTAACGATAAGGCACATCTAGAACAACAAGTAGCTGAAGCTGATGCTATTATCTTTGGTGCTAACACTCTGCGTTCTGGTGGTACAGCAATGCGAGTTGTTAATCCTGAGTTGCTTAAACAAAGGGAATCTTTAGGGAAACCACCGCAACCAATCCAAATTGTTTGTTCTCGCGGTGGCAATATTGATCCAGAGTTGAAATTCTTTGAGCAACCCATACCACGTTGGTTATTAACTACGAGTACTGGCGCGTCATACTGGCAAGAAGGCTCAAAGTTTGAAAAGATTTTAGTATTTGATACACCAGAGGGTGAGATTGACTGGGTTACAGCTTTGGAAGAATTGAAAAAGCTAGGTTTGCAACACTTAGGGGTCTTAGGTGGTGGTCAATTAATAGCATCTTTACTAGAGGCAAATTTGATTGATGAATTTTGGCTAACTGTTTGCCCATTAATCTTTGGTGGAACTACTGCACCAACCCCAGTTGCAGGTGCAGGATTTTCTACGGAAATGGCTCCACGCTTAGAATTACTTAGCGTTAAGACTATTGACCAGGAAGTGTTTCTGCACTATCGCTTACAACGCCAATGA
- a CDS encoding cation:proton antiporter domain-containing protein, whose amino-acid sequence MESITEVLTKEPIVPFAILLVVILTVPILFERLKLPGLVGLLVAGVVLGPNGLGLLNKEAETMKLLSDIGLVYLMFVAGLEVDIQQFRKTKHRSAGFGTFTFIVPLIFGTIVGRIFGFDWNASILIGSLFASHTLLAYPIVSRLGVVNNEAVTVTIGATIFTDVGALLVLAICIGIHAGDFTAFKLFTLLGSLVIYSALVLFGFDWAGKEFFKRSGDQEGNQFLFVLLALFLASVGAQLIGVEKIVGAFLAGLAVNDVLGEGQVKEKVVFVGSVLFIPIFFVDMGLLINVPNFIKSVSSFSSATWLTLAVVVGLIGSKFLAALLAKFVYRYNWQEMLTMWSLSLPQVAATLAATLVGYRAGILSEAVLNSVLVLMLVTATLGPVITAKVAVGLPVAETTPATSVTVVEGETVKENKQYTVIVPVSNPETERNLIEMAALVARHTAGTIVPLSLVKAHVNMDAPDLEMSFQKGDKLLTNATQLSRELGVEAEPLLRIDDDIAQGISRASRENNANLIVMGWGQRTGLRARMFGNVIDSVLWSAHCPVAVTRLLDSPSNIKRILVPIDSLTSQAVRPVQFAQMLVDGNQPNITLLHVCDRRTTPAKVAWNRSQLSLLASKWVPEGNFEVEIIPHDDITRAIMNTVQPSDLVILRSQRQRTAAGLAISDVTARLAQQLTCSVVMLGEPQRAVASTPANKERRRFIPKNV is encoded by the coding sequence ATGGAATCTATTACAGAAGTTTTAACTAAGGAGCCAATTGTTCCTTTTGCGATTTTGCTGGTAGTAATTTTAACGGTTCCAATTTTGTTTGAACGGTTAAAATTACCAGGGCTTGTTGGTTTACTGGTAGCTGGTGTAGTCCTTGGTCCCAATGGGCTAGGTTTGCTAAATAAAGAAGCAGAGACAATGAAACTGCTCTCAGATATTGGATTAGTGTATCTGATGTTTGTGGCAGGGCTAGAAGTAGATATTCAACAGTTTCGCAAAACCAAACATCGCTCGGCAGGATTTGGTACTTTTACGTTTATTGTCCCGCTAATTTTTGGGACAATTGTGGGGCGCATCTTTGGTTTTGATTGGAATGCCTCAATTTTAATTGGTTCCTTATTTGCTTCTCATACCTTATTGGCTTATCCAATTGTCAGCCGTTTAGGTGTAGTTAATAATGAAGCGGTGACAGTTACGATTGGAGCAACCATTTTTACCGATGTTGGCGCTCTACTGGTATTGGCAATTTGTATTGGTATTCATGCTGGTGATTTTACCGCTTTCAAGCTGTTTACGCTTTTGGGGTCGTTGGTTATCTATTCTGCACTTGTCTTGTTTGGGTTTGATTGGGCAGGTAAAGAATTTTTCAAACGTTCTGGAGACCAAGAAGGTAATCAATTTTTATTTGTATTGTTGGCGTTATTTCTGGCATCAGTGGGAGCGCAATTAATTGGTGTAGAAAAAATTGTAGGCGCTTTCTTAGCTGGTTTAGCTGTAAATGATGTGTTGGGAGAAGGGCAAGTTAAGGAAAAGGTGGTGTTTGTCGGTAGTGTCTTATTTATCCCAATTTTCTTTGTGGATATGGGTCTACTGATTAATGTGCCAAATTTTATTAAAAGTGTTTCATCTTTTTCTAGTGCTACTTGGTTAACACTAGCAGTTGTGGTGGGTTTAATTGGCAGTAAATTTCTAGCGGCTTTACTTGCCAAATTTGTGTACCGCTATAACTGGCAAGAAATGCTCACAATGTGGTCTTTATCTTTACCACAGGTAGCTGCAACTCTGGCTGCAACATTAGTCGGTTATCGCGCTGGGATATTAAGTGAAGCGGTTTTGAATAGTGTGCTGGTATTAATGCTGGTGACGGCAACTTTGGGACCTGTAATCACAGCGAAGGTAGCGGTGGGTTTACCTGTCGCGGAAACTACGCCAGCAACTAGCGTGACTGTTGTAGAAGGGGAAACTGTCAAAGAAAATAAACAATATACAGTAATCGTGCCAGTTTCTAACCCTGAAACTGAGCGCAATTTGATTGAAATGGCTGCTTTGGTGGCACGCCATACAGCCGGGACGATTGTTCCTTTATCGCTTGTAAAAGCTCATGTAAATATGGATGCACCTGATTTGGAAATGTCTTTCCAAAAAGGGGATAAATTGCTGACTAATGCTACGCAATTAAGTCGAGAATTAGGGGTAGAAGCGGAACCTTTGTTGCGAATTGATGATGATATTGCTCAAGGCATTAGCCGTGCGAGTCGGGAAAACAATGCCAATTTAATTGTGATGGGATGGGGTCAACGCACTGGGCTACGCGCTCGGATGTTTGGTAATGTGATTGATAGTGTATTATGGTCTGCTCATTGTCCTGTAGCGGTAACACGATTACTTGATTCACCGAGCAATATTAAACGAATTTTAGTGCCGATTGATAGTTTAACGAGTCAGGCGGTACGTCCGGTGCAGTTTGCCCAAATGTTGGTTGATGGTAATCAACCAAATATTACACTGTTGCACGTATGCGATCGCAGAACTACTCCAGCTAAGGTTGCTTGGAACCGTTCGCAGTTAAGTTTGCTGGCATCAAAATGGGTTCCTGAAGGGAATTTTGAGGTGGAAATTATTCCCCATGATGATATAACTAGAGCGATTATGAATACAGTACAACCATCTGATTTAGTAATTTTGCGATCGCAACGTCAGCGAACTGCGGCTGGATTAGCAATTAGTGATGTTACTGCTAGATTGGCGCAACAGTTGACTTGCTCGGTGGTAATGTTAGGAGAACCACAAAGAGCAGTAGCAAGTACTCCTGCTAACAAAGAGCGTCGCCGATTTATCCCTAAGAATGTTTAG
- a CDS encoding Mrp/NBP35 family ATP-binding protein → MLDLDSVLEVLRPVQDPELRKSLVELNMIRNININNGVVSFNLVLTTPACPLREFIVDDCRRAIQQLPGVKDILVDVSAETPQQKPLPDRTGIAGVKNILAVSSGKGGVGKSTVAVNIAVALAQLGAKVGLIDADIYGPNAPTMLGLANAQIAVRQGANGEILEPAFNHGVKLVSMGFLIDPDQPVIWRGPMLNGVIRQFLYQVEWGELDYLIVDMPPGTGDAQLTLAQAVPMAGAVIVTTPQTVALLDSRKGLKMFQQLGVPVLGIVENMSYFIPPDMPDRQYDIFGSGGGEKTSHELGVPLLGCIPLEIPLRQGGDKGLPIVVGEPDSESAKALVAIAKTVAAKISVAALS, encoded by the coding sequence ATGCTCGATCTCGATTCCGTTCTAGAAGTACTGCGTCCGGTGCAAGACCCTGAACTCCGCAAGAGTTTGGTGGAATTAAACATGATTCGTAATATCAACATCAACAATGGTGTTGTTAGCTTCAATTTAGTCTTAACCACACCTGCTTGTCCGTTACGGGAATTTATTGTGGATGATTGCCGTCGCGCAATACAGCAGTTACCAGGGGTTAAAGATATTTTAGTGGATGTCAGCGCGGAGACACCCCAGCAAAAACCACTCCCAGACCGCACAGGGATAGCTGGAGTGAAAAATATCCTTGCTGTTTCTAGTGGCAAAGGTGGCGTTGGGAAAAGTACAGTAGCAGTAAATATAGCAGTAGCTTTAGCGCAGTTGGGTGCAAAAGTTGGTTTGATTGATGCTGATATCTATGGCCCAAATGCACCAACAATGCTGGGATTGGCAAATGCACAAATCGCAGTACGGCAAGGTGCAAACGGAGAAATTTTAGAACCCGCTTTTAATCACGGTGTTAAGCTGGTTTCGATGGGTTTTTTGATTGACCCAGATCAACCAGTGATTTGGCGCGGTCCGATGTTAAATGGGGTAATTCGCCAGTTTCTCTATCAGGTAGAGTGGGGAGAATTAGATTATCTAATTGTAGATATGCCACCTGGTACAGGTGATGCTCAACTGACATTAGCGCAAGCAGTACCAATGGCTGGTGCGGTAATTGTGACGACACCTCAAACAGTCGCATTGTTGGATTCCCGCAAGGGTTTAAAGATGTTTCAACAGTTGGGTGTGCCAGTTTTGGGGATAGTAGAAAATATGAGTTATTTTATTCCCCCTGATATGCCTGACCGCCAATATGACATTTTTGGATCTGGTGGGGGTGAAAAAACTTCTCACGAATTAGGTGTGCCGTTGCTGGGTTGCATTCCCTTAGAAATTCCCTTGCGCCAAGGAGGGGACAAAGGTTTACCGATAGTAGTTGGTGAACCAGATTCAGAGTCAGCTAAGGCGCTAGTTGCGATCGCTAAAACTGTTGCTGCTAAAATCTCTGTAGCTGCACTCTCTTAG
- the rnc gene encoding ribonuclease III yields the protein MTFKDPRRQKQLEKLILKLGLPETSLVNWSLLDLALTHPTISPTANYEQLEFIGDSVVRLAASEFLWEVYPDSTVGDFSAIRKVLVSDRILAQIASSYGLDRYLLVSSSAAGDKAGQVSRMANTFEAVLGALYLSTHNLQLIRPWLDHHLQELSTEILLDPARLNYKDALQEFTQAHHKILPEYRVQDISQTHGDSERFSAEVWLNGKKYGEGKGQSKKAAEQAAAKDAFFSVRQPEIKGDV from the coding sequence ATGACTTTCAAAGACCCTCGCCGTCAAAAACAATTAGAGAAATTAATTCTCAAACTGGGATTACCTGAGACATCTCTGGTGAATTGGTCTCTTTTAGATTTAGCGTTAACTCACCCGACTATCTCACCGACGGCTAATTATGAGCAACTAGAATTTATTGGCGATTCTGTGGTAAGACTAGCTGCATCAGAATTTTTATGGGAAGTTTATCCTGATTCTACAGTAGGTGATTTTTCTGCAATCCGTAAAGTATTGGTAAGCGATCGCATTCTCGCTCAAATAGCTAGTAGTTATGGATTAGACCGCTATCTATTGGTTTCTAGTAGTGCTGCTGGTGATAAAGCGGGACAAGTATCGAGAATGGCAAACACTTTTGAAGCTGTCTTAGGTGCGCTTTATCTCAGTACTCATAATTTACAACTTATTCGTCCTTGGCTAGATCACCACTTACAGGAATTATCTACTGAAATTCTCCTTGACCCAGCGCGTCTTAATTATAAAGATGCACTGCAAGAATTCACCCAAGCGCATCACAAAATTTTACCAGAATACCGCGTGCAAGATATCTCACAAACTCACGGTGATTCTGAACGGTTTAGTGCTGAAGTCTGGCTAAACGGTAAAAAATACGGTGAAGGTAAAGGACAATCAAAAAAAGCCGCCGAGCAAGCAGCCGCTAAGGATGCTTTTTTTTCTGTGCGACAGCCAGAAATTAAAGGTGATGTTTAA
- a CDS encoding HAS-barrel domain-containing protein, whose amino-acid sequence MRLPLPQFAAGERHPNHIAEVIETATTEFLAQCLDPEDLSFPVMPPFGSWVKSVDEESGNKVLAIVYHATTSPIDSVHRARALGLSMQELREQQPQIFAMLKTEFRAAIVGFQVQQQGVNGSKPKDGRIYQYLPPRPPQIHQAVYHCESAEIIQFSEELDFLRTLLQVVGAPVESLMAAAIREIYQLRKADREWLVKAGRTLSVILKDDYDRLRYILSQIHP is encoded by the coding sequence ATGCGACTTCCTTTACCGCAGTTTGCTGCGGGTGAACGACACCCTAACCATATTGCCGAAGTAATTGAAACGGCAACAACTGAATTTTTAGCACAATGTCTCGACCCTGAAGATTTAAGCTTCCCAGTTATGCCGCCTTTTGGTAGCTGGGTTAAATCTGTTGATGAGGAATCGGGGAATAAAGTTTTGGCGATCGTATATCATGCAACTACTAGCCCGATTGATTCTGTGCATAGAGCAAGGGCGTTAGGTTTGTCAATGCAAGAACTGCGAGAACAACAACCTCAGATTTTTGCGATGTTAAAAACTGAGTTTAGAGCCGCAATTGTTGGTTTCCAGGTGCAGCAACAAGGAGTTAATGGTTCTAAGCCCAAGGATGGCAGAATTTACCAGTATTTACCTCCACGTCCGCCTCAAATTCATCAAGCAGTTTATCATTGCGAATCAGCAGAAATTATTCAATTTAGTGAAGAATTAGATTTTTTACGCACACTGTTACAGGTAGTAGGTGCGCCAGTAGAATCTTTGATGGCAGCAGCTATTCGAGAAATTTATCAATTACGCAAAGCTGACCGTGAGTGGTTGGTAAAGGCGGGGCGGACTCTCAGCGTGATTCTCAAGGATGATTACGATCGCTTGCGTTATATTTTAAGCCAAATCCATCCTTAG
- a CDS encoding NAD(P)H dehydrogenase subunit NdhS: protein MILPGSAVKVKNKSDIYYGFEGLVQRITDGKAAVIFEGGNWDKMITFRLSELELMETTASKKKAK from the coding sequence ATGATTTTGCCCGGATCAGCAGTTAAAGTCAAAAACAAGAGCGATATTTACTACGGCTTTGAAGGTTTAGTACAAAGGATTACAGATGGTAAAGCGGCTGTAATTTTTGAAGGTGGAAACTGGGACAAAATGATTACATTCCGCCTTTCCGAGTTAGAATTGATGGAAACAACAGCATCTAAGAAAAAAGCCAAATAG